A part of Salmo trutta chromosome 15, fSalTru1.1, whole genome shotgun sequence genomic DNA contains:
- the LOC115148230 gene encoding G protein-activated inward rectifier potassium channel 4-like — translation MVSTMMCRRVTLHEPHNGDYRSPMRIAPRRNSIPPAKALTAKHLLAYLPRPPPESTRFTPYPKKVVAKTNMAVMMLHSRRASLFPSTNNNFPALPPRPVPSASPQSHPKSPAPHRVVVGLISQEVDTGQYIIPTEEPEEPAIAHHAHRRRHLKRFSSRWYSGAPSGGPFDSTQSPNQGTSGENKPHKPRCKLLGEGRPNYGTANKQRQRYVTKDGKCQVNLGPIEDKSRFLSDIFTTLVDLKYRWFLFVFTMCYIVTWVAFAEIYFLDAWLRDDVAHVHDPQWQPCFENVDSFISALLLSVESQRTIGYGSRLVTANCMEGVVLLMAQSIIGSIIDALMVGCMFVKISRPQKRAQTLIFSKHCVISERDEKLCLLFRIGDLRASHMVDAKIRAKLIKSRQTKEGEFIPLEQSEINLGYDTGGDRLLLVEPQTITHVINESSPFWEIGAERLTRERFEIIIILEGIVEASGMTCQARTSYTEEEILWGHRFESCMSLEKGSYRVDHGAFDKTFPVHTLTLSAKEKSDEKEDEVLF, via the exons ATGGTTTCCACCATGATGTGCAGAAGGGTGACATTACACGAGCCCCATAACGGAGACTACAGGAGTCCTATGAGAATTGCCCCTCGCAGGAACTCCATTCCCCCAGCAAAGGCTCTCACAGCCAAACATCTCCTGGCATACCTCCCTAGACCACCCCCAGAATCAACGCGCTTTACCCCATATCCAAAGAAG gttGTAGCTAAAACCAACATGGCTGTGATGATGCTCCACTCCAGAAGAGCCTCTCTCTTCCCCAGCACAAATAACAACTTCCCAGCTCTCCCACCCCGGCCAGTCCCCTCTGCATCCCCCCAGTCACATCCCAAGAGCCCAGCCCCCCATAGGGTTGTTGTTGGATTGATCAGCCAGGAGGTAGACACCGGCCAGTACATCATTCCCACTGAGGAGCCAGAGGAGCCTGCCATTGCTCACCATGCTCACCGCAGACGCCACCTCAAGCGCTTCAGCTCCAGGTGGTACTCAGGCGCTCCTTCTGGTGGCCCCTTTGATAGCACCCAAAGCCCCAACCAAGGCACAAGTGGTGAGAACAAGCCCCACAAGCCGCGCTGCAAACTTCTAGGTGAAGGGAGGCCAAATTACGGTACCGCCAACAAGCAGCGTCAACGCTACGTCACGAAAGACGGGAAGTGCCAGGTGAACCTGGGTCCCATCGAGGACAAGAGCCGTTTCCTCTCAGACATCTTCACCACTCTGGTGGACCTGAAGTACCGCTGGTTCCTCTTTGTCTTTACCATGTGCTACATTGTTACATGGGTGGCCTTTGCAGAGATCTATTTCCTAGACGCCTGGCTGCGGGACGACGTGGCCCACGTCCACGACCCGCAATGGCAGCCGTGCTTCGAGAACGTGGACAGTTTCATCTCCGCCCTGCTTCTGTCGGTGGAGAGCCAGAGGACCATTGGCTACGGCTCCAGATTGGTGACGGCCAACTGCATGGAGGGAGTGGTTCTCCTCATGGCCCAGTCTATCATTGGCTCAATCATTGACGCCCTCATGGTCGGCTGCATGTTTGTCAAAATCTCCAGGCCTCAGAAAAGGGCCCAGACTCTGATCTTCAGCAAGCACTGTGTCATATCGGAGCGTGACGAGAAACTCTGCCTTCTCTTCCGCATCGGAGACCTAAGGGCGAGTCACATGGTGGACGCCAAGATTCGAGCCAAGCTGATTAAGTCCAGACAGACCAAGGAAGGGGAGTTCATACCGCTGGAGCAATCAGAGATCAACCTAGGCTACGATACCGGAGGAGACAGGCTTCTGTTGGTCGAGCCTCAGACCATCACCCATGTCATCAATGAAAGCAGTCCCTTCTGGGAAATAGGGGCTGAGCGTCTGACAAGAGAGAGATTTGAGATCATCATCATTCTGGAGGGAATCGTGGAGGCATCAG GTATGACATGCCAAGCCAGAACCTCCTATACTGAGGAGGAGATTCTGTGGGGCCACAGATTTGAATCCTGCATGTCTCTGGAAAAAGGGTCTTACCGGGTGGACCATGGTGCATTTGATAAAACCTTCCCAGTACATACCCTCACCCTTAGTGCTAAAGAGAAGAGTGATGAAAAAGAAGACGAGGTCCTCTTTTAG
- the LOC115148700 gene encoding centromere/kinetochore protein zw10 homolog isoform X1: MASFVTEVLASSGKLEKEDLNGKISKLSRKVEETKEEVCDIINKRYNEFLPSMQGAEALMGQAEEVSKEIDILKSHIETEVQHNLHTAVTEHAKLKQQLERNTTVIAMLRHLEEFHIAMEEFHKALLEKKYVISAKQLEKARHSADSLKAWKGSELPLLRALSSELTVQRENLIYHLGDEWKRLAVWKLPPSKEATGMKSFLKTELQLTLGGTKDSQQNPPPLLSCVLQALAIQGELQHKIKLFSQVLMKYLLKPLIMYPSLNVEVSEQQGEGTLLSLQCAETPEEHPSPSQVYTKVLVVLKTLHTHLLDVSVADVSVGERKVSVILGDLVWQEMSHCIIHECLLHSIPTNSSQLEQYSVVIKETEEFEKSLKEMQYLRGDATELLKYARDINCHFASKKCKDVIVAARKLMTSEMHNTVKITPDSKLSVPKLPSPGSGDNKGKQKAKKLEVPRLENEKQLGALTLCLPVCRISESVQQLMELALHTLSEAVGSSSQCATQLFFTVRNIFQLFYDVVPTYHKGNLLKFPHLAAIQHNNCMYIAHHLLTLGHQFRPHLPDPLSEGAATFVDLVPGFRKLGAQCFLAQLNVQRAEMLERLSTARNFSNLDDEENYSAASKAVRQVIHQLKRLGTVWQDVLPVNIYCKAMGTLLNTAISELIAKIMMLEDISTEDGEHLHILCQTIIEEGPLVFIPLPEESKNKKYQEEVSVYVTKWITFKELVIVLRANLQEIVDRWAEGKGPLALEFCSSEMKSLIRALFQNTERRAVALSKIKDS; the protein is encoded by the exons ATGGCATCTTTCGTGACAGAAGTCCTTGCTAGTTCTGGTAAACTTGAAAAAGAAGATCTCAATGGTAAAATAAGCAAGTTGTCACGGAAAGTAGAAGAAACTAAG GAAGAGGTATGTGACATTATTAACAAGCGGTACAATGAGTTCCTACCTAGCATGCAGGGGGCAGAGGCACTTATGGGACAGGCCGAAGAGGTCTCTAAAGAAATTGACATCCTCAAAAGCCACATTGAGACAGAG gTGCAGCATAATCTACATACAGCTGTGACTGAACATGCCAAGCTGAAGCAGCAGCTGGAGAGAAACACTACTGTCATTGCCATGCTCAGGCACCTAGAAGAG TTTCACATTGCAATGGAGGAGTTTCACAAAGCCCTACTGGAGAAGAAGTATGTCATTTCGGCCAAGCAGTTAGAAAAGGCCCGGCACAGTGCAGACTCTCTGAAGGCGTGGAAAGGCTCTGAGCTGCCCCTGCTGAGAGCCCTCAGCTCAGAGCTCACTGTCCAGAGGGAGAACCTCATCTACCATctgggagatgagtggaagagaCTGGCTGTCTGGAAACTGCCTCCTTCCAAAG AGGCGACGGGGATGAAGTCATTCCTGAAGACGGAGCTCCAGCTGACCCTAGGCGGGACCAAGGATTCCCAGCAGAACCCTCCCCCTCTGCTTTCCTGTGTCCTCCAGGCCCTGGCCATCCAAGGGGAACTCCAACACAAGATCAAACTCTTCA GCCAGGTGCTGATGAAGTACCTGCTGAAGCCCCTGATCATGTACCCCTCTCTGAACGTGGAGGTGTCGGAGCAGCAAGGCGAGGGCACCCTACTCTCTCTCCAGTGTGCCGAGACCCCCGAGGAGCACCCAAGTCCCTCGCAAGTCTACACCAAAGTCCTGGTGGTACTCaagaccctacacacacacctgctaG ACGTATCCGTTGCAGATGTATCAGTTGGCGAGAGAAAAGTGTCTGTCATACTGGGAGACCTGGTATGGCAGGAGATGTCTCACTGCATCATCCATGAGTGCCTCCTGCACTCCATCCCAACCAATAGCAGTCAGCTTGAACAGTACAGTGTG GTGATCAAAGAGACTGAGGAGTTTGAGAAGTCCCTGaaggagatgcagtacctcagagGAGACGCCACCGAGCTGCTCAAGTACGCCCGGGACATCAACTGCCACTTTGCCAGCAAAAAATGCAAAGACGTGATTGTGGCGGCACGCAAGCTGATGACCTCTGAGATGCACAACACCGTCAAA ATCACACCTGATTCTAAGCTCTCGGTCCCCAAGCTGCCCAGCCCAGGCTCTGGAGACAACAAGGGCAAGCAGAAGGCCAAGAAGCTTGAGGTGCCCCGGTTGGAGAACGAGAAGCAGCTGGGTGCGCTGACcctgtgcctgcctgtgtgtcgCATCAGCGAGTCGGTGCAGCAGCTGATGGAGCTGGCCCTGCACACGCTGTCTGAGGCCGTGGGCAGCTCCAGCCAATG TGCTACCCAACTGTTCTTCACGGTGCGGAATATATTCCAGCTGTTCTATGATGTTGTGCCTACATACCATAA AGGGAACCTACTCAAGTTCCCCCACCTGGCAGCCATCCAGCACAACAACTGCATGTACATCGCCCACCACCTGCTCACCCTCGGCCACCAGTTCAGGCCACACCTGCCCGACCCCCTCAGCGAGGGCGCTGCCACCTTCGTGGACCTGGTGCCCGGCTTCAGGAAACTGG GCGCTCAGTGCTTCCTGGCCCAGCTGAACGTCCAGAGAGCAGAGATGCTGGAGCGTCTCTCCACTGCACGCAACTTCTCCAACCTGGATGACGAGGAGAACTACTCCGCAGCCAGCAAGGCCGTCAGGCAG GTCATCCATCAGCTGAAGAGGCTGGGCACAGTCTGGCAAGACGTTCTACCAGTCAACATATACTGTAAAGCCATGGGGACTCTACTCAACACTGCCATCTCAGAGCTGATTGCCAAAATCATGATGCTGGAG GATATCTCCACTGAAGATGGGGAGCACCTACACATCCTCTGTCAGACTATTATCGAGGAAGGACCCCTGGTGTTCATTCCTCTGCCTGAGGAGAGCAAGAACAAGAAGTACCAGGAGGAGGTGTCCGTGTACGTGACAAAGTGGATCACCTTCAAGGAGCTGGTCATAGTGCTGCGAGCTAACCTGCAGGAGATAGTCGACAG GTGGGCAGAGGGCAAAGGGCCTCTGGCGCTGGAGTTCTGTAGTTCCGAGATGAAGAGCCTGATCCGTGCTTTGTTCCAGAACACTGAGAGGCGGGCGGTGGCTCTCAGCAAAATCAAAGACTCTTGA
- the LOC115148700 gene encoding centromere/kinetochore protein zw10 homolog isoform X2 produces the protein MNAHIHTRHYCRILLEEVCDIINKRYNEFLPSMQGAEALMGQAEEVSKEIDILKSHIETEVQHNLHTAVTEHAKLKQQLERNTTVIAMLRHLEEFHIAMEEFHKALLEKKYVISAKQLEKARHSADSLKAWKGSELPLLRALSSELTVQRENLIYHLGDEWKRLAVWKLPPSKEATGMKSFLKTELQLTLGGTKDSQQNPPPLLSCVLQALAIQGELQHKIKLFSQVLMKYLLKPLIMYPSLNVEVSEQQGEGTLLSLQCAETPEEHPSPSQVYTKVLVVLKTLHTHLLDVSVADVSVGERKVSVILGDLVWQEMSHCIIHECLLHSIPTNSSQLEQYSVVIKETEEFEKSLKEMQYLRGDATELLKYARDINCHFASKKCKDVIVAARKLMTSEMHNTVKITPDSKLSVPKLPSPGSGDNKGKQKAKKLEVPRLENEKQLGALTLCLPVCRISESVQQLMELALHTLSEAVGSSSQCATQLFFTVRNIFQLFYDVVPTYHKGNLLKFPHLAAIQHNNCMYIAHHLLTLGHQFRPHLPDPLSEGAATFVDLVPGFRKLGAQCFLAQLNVQRAEMLERLSTARNFSNLDDEENYSAASKAVRQVIHQLKRLGTVWQDVLPVNIYCKAMGTLLNTAISELIAKIMMLEDISTEDGEHLHILCQTIIEEGPLVFIPLPEESKNKKYQEEVSVYVTKWITFKELVIVLRANLQEIVDRWAEGKGPLALEFCSSEMKSLIRALFQNTERRAVALSKIKDS, from the exons ATGAATGCGCACATACATACACGTCATTATTGCAGAATCCTACTC GAAGAGGTATGTGACATTATTAACAAGCGGTACAATGAGTTCCTACCTAGCATGCAGGGGGCAGAGGCACTTATGGGACAGGCCGAAGAGGTCTCTAAAGAAATTGACATCCTCAAAAGCCACATTGAGACAGAG gTGCAGCATAATCTACATACAGCTGTGACTGAACATGCCAAGCTGAAGCAGCAGCTGGAGAGAAACACTACTGTCATTGCCATGCTCAGGCACCTAGAAGAG TTTCACATTGCAATGGAGGAGTTTCACAAAGCCCTACTGGAGAAGAAGTATGTCATTTCGGCCAAGCAGTTAGAAAAGGCCCGGCACAGTGCAGACTCTCTGAAGGCGTGGAAAGGCTCTGAGCTGCCCCTGCTGAGAGCCCTCAGCTCAGAGCTCACTGTCCAGAGGGAGAACCTCATCTACCATctgggagatgagtggaagagaCTGGCTGTCTGGAAACTGCCTCCTTCCAAAG AGGCGACGGGGATGAAGTCATTCCTGAAGACGGAGCTCCAGCTGACCCTAGGCGGGACCAAGGATTCCCAGCAGAACCCTCCCCCTCTGCTTTCCTGTGTCCTCCAGGCCCTGGCCATCCAAGGGGAACTCCAACACAAGATCAAACTCTTCA GCCAGGTGCTGATGAAGTACCTGCTGAAGCCCCTGATCATGTACCCCTCTCTGAACGTGGAGGTGTCGGAGCAGCAAGGCGAGGGCACCCTACTCTCTCTCCAGTGTGCCGAGACCCCCGAGGAGCACCCAAGTCCCTCGCAAGTCTACACCAAAGTCCTGGTGGTACTCaagaccctacacacacacctgctaG ACGTATCCGTTGCAGATGTATCAGTTGGCGAGAGAAAAGTGTCTGTCATACTGGGAGACCTGGTATGGCAGGAGATGTCTCACTGCATCATCCATGAGTGCCTCCTGCACTCCATCCCAACCAATAGCAGTCAGCTTGAACAGTACAGTGTG GTGATCAAAGAGACTGAGGAGTTTGAGAAGTCCCTGaaggagatgcagtacctcagagGAGACGCCACCGAGCTGCTCAAGTACGCCCGGGACATCAACTGCCACTTTGCCAGCAAAAAATGCAAAGACGTGATTGTGGCGGCACGCAAGCTGATGACCTCTGAGATGCACAACACCGTCAAA ATCACACCTGATTCTAAGCTCTCGGTCCCCAAGCTGCCCAGCCCAGGCTCTGGAGACAACAAGGGCAAGCAGAAGGCCAAGAAGCTTGAGGTGCCCCGGTTGGAGAACGAGAAGCAGCTGGGTGCGCTGACcctgtgcctgcctgtgtgtcgCATCAGCGAGTCGGTGCAGCAGCTGATGGAGCTGGCCCTGCACACGCTGTCTGAGGCCGTGGGCAGCTCCAGCCAATG TGCTACCCAACTGTTCTTCACGGTGCGGAATATATTCCAGCTGTTCTATGATGTTGTGCCTACATACCATAA AGGGAACCTACTCAAGTTCCCCCACCTGGCAGCCATCCAGCACAACAACTGCATGTACATCGCCCACCACCTGCTCACCCTCGGCCACCAGTTCAGGCCACACCTGCCCGACCCCCTCAGCGAGGGCGCTGCCACCTTCGTGGACCTGGTGCCCGGCTTCAGGAAACTGG GCGCTCAGTGCTTCCTGGCCCAGCTGAACGTCCAGAGAGCAGAGATGCTGGAGCGTCTCTCCACTGCACGCAACTTCTCCAACCTGGATGACGAGGAGAACTACTCCGCAGCCAGCAAGGCCGTCAGGCAG GTCATCCATCAGCTGAAGAGGCTGGGCACAGTCTGGCAAGACGTTCTACCAGTCAACATATACTGTAAAGCCATGGGGACTCTACTCAACACTGCCATCTCAGAGCTGATTGCCAAAATCATGATGCTGGAG GATATCTCCACTGAAGATGGGGAGCACCTACACATCCTCTGTCAGACTATTATCGAGGAAGGACCCCTGGTGTTCATTCCTCTGCCTGAGGAGAGCAAGAACAAGAAGTACCAGGAGGAGGTGTCCGTGTACGTGACAAAGTGGATCACCTTCAAGGAGCTGGTCATAGTGCTGCGAGCTAACCTGCAGGAGATAGTCGACAG GTGGGCAGAGGGCAAAGGGCCTCTGGCGCTGGAGTTCTGTAGTTCCGAGATGAAGAGCCTGATCCGTGCTTTGTTCCAGAACACTGAGAGGCGGGCGGTGGCTCTCAGCAAAATCAAAGACTCTTGA
- the LOC115148700 gene encoding centromere/kinetochore protein zw10 homolog isoform X3 — protein MQGAEALMGQAEEVSKEIDILKSHIETEVQHNLHTAVTEHAKLKQQLERNTTVIAMLRHLEEFHIAMEEFHKALLEKKYVISAKQLEKARHSADSLKAWKGSELPLLRALSSELTVQRENLIYHLGDEWKRLAVWKLPPSKEATGMKSFLKTELQLTLGGTKDSQQNPPPLLSCVLQALAIQGELQHKIKLFSQVLMKYLLKPLIMYPSLNVEVSEQQGEGTLLSLQCAETPEEHPSPSQVYTKVLVVLKTLHTHLLDVSVADVSVGERKVSVILGDLVWQEMSHCIIHECLLHSIPTNSSQLEQYSVVIKETEEFEKSLKEMQYLRGDATELLKYARDINCHFASKKCKDVIVAARKLMTSEMHNTVKITPDSKLSVPKLPSPGSGDNKGKQKAKKLEVPRLENEKQLGALTLCLPVCRISESVQQLMELALHTLSEAVGSSSQCATQLFFTVRNIFQLFYDVVPTYHKGNLLKFPHLAAIQHNNCMYIAHHLLTLGHQFRPHLPDPLSEGAATFVDLVPGFRKLGAQCFLAQLNVQRAEMLERLSTARNFSNLDDEENYSAASKAVRQVIHQLKRLGTVWQDVLPVNIYCKAMGTLLNTAISELIAKIMMLEDISTEDGEHLHILCQTIIEEGPLVFIPLPEESKNKKYQEEVSVYVTKWITFKELVIVLRANLQEIVDRWAEGKGPLALEFCSSEMKSLIRALFQNTERRAVALSKIKDS, from the exons ATGCAGGGGGCAGAGGCACTTATGGGACAGGCCGAAGAGGTCTCTAAAGAAATTGACATCCTCAAAAGCCACATTGAGACAGAG gTGCAGCATAATCTACATACAGCTGTGACTGAACATGCCAAGCTGAAGCAGCAGCTGGAGAGAAACACTACTGTCATTGCCATGCTCAGGCACCTAGAAGAG TTTCACATTGCAATGGAGGAGTTTCACAAAGCCCTACTGGAGAAGAAGTATGTCATTTCGGCCAAGCAGTTAGAAAAGGCCCGGCACAGTGCAGACTCTCTGAAGGCGTGGAAAGGCTCTGAGCTGCCCCTGCTGAGAGCCCTCAGCTCAGAGCTCACTGTCCAGAGGGAGAACCTCATCTACCATctgggagatgagtggaagagaCTGGCTGTCTGGAAACTGCCTCCTTCCAAAG AGGCGACGGGGATGAAGTCATTCCTGAAGACGGAGCTCCAGCTGACCCTAGGCGGGACCAAGGATTCCCAGCAGAACCCTCCCCCTCTGCTTTCCTGTGTCCTCCAGGCCCTGGCCATCCAAGGGGAACTCCAACACAAGATCAAACTCTTCA GCCAGGTGCTGATGAAGTACCTGCTGAAGCCCCTGATCATGTACCCCTCTCTGAACGTGGAGGTGTCGGAGCAGCAAGGCGAGGGCACCCTACTCTCTCTCCAGTGTGCCGAGACCCCCGAGGAGCACCCAAGTCCCTCGCAAGTCTACACCAAAGTCCTGGTGGTACTCaagaccctacacacacacctgctaG ACGTATCCGTTGCAGATGTATCAGTTGGCGAGAGAAAAGTGTCTGTCATACTGGGAGACCTGGTATGGCAGGAGATGTCTCACTGCATCATCCATGAGTGCCTCCTGCACTCCATCCCAACCAATAGCAGTCAGCTTGAACAGTACAGTGTG GTGATCAAAGAGACTGAGGAGTTTGAGAAGTCCCTGaaggagatgcagtacctcagagGAGACGCCACCGAGCTGCTCAAGTACGCCCGGGACATCAACTGCCACTTTGCCAGCAAAAAATGCAAAGACGTGATTGTGGCGGCACGCAAGCTGATGACCTCTGAGATGCACAACACCGTCAAA ATCACACCTGATTCTAAGCTCTCGGTCCCCAAGCTGCCCAGCCCAGGCTCTGGAGACAACAAGGGCAAGCAGAAGGCCAAGAAGCTTGAGGTGCCCCGGTTGGAGAACGAGAAGCAGCTGGGTGCGCTGACcctgtgcctgcctgtgtgtcgCATCAGCGAGTCGGTGCAGCAGCTGATGGAGCTGGCCCTGCACACGCTGTCTGAGGCCGTGGGCAGCTCCAGCCAATG TGCTACCCAACTGTTCTTCACGGTGCGGAATATATTCCAGCTGTTCTATGATGTTGTGCCTACATACCATAA AGGGAACCTACTCAAGTTCCCCCACCTGGCAGCCATCCAGCACAACAACTGCATGTACATCGCCCACCACCTGCTCACCCTCGGCCACCAGTTCAGGCCACACCTGCCCGACCCCCTCAGCGAGGGCGCTGCCACCTTCGTGGACCTGGTGCCCGGCTTCAGGAAACTGG GCGCTCAGTGCTTCCTGGCCCAGCTGAACGTCCAGAGAGCAGAGATGCTGGAGCGTCTCTCCACTGCACGCAACTTCTCCAACCTGGATGACGAGGAGAACTACTCCGCAGCCAGCAAGGCCGTCAGGCAG GTCATCCATCAGCTGAAGAGGCTGGGCACAGTCTGGCAAGACGTTCTACCAGTCAACATATACTGTAAAGCCATGGGGACTCTACTCAACACTGCCATCTCAGAGCTGATTGCCAAAATCATGATGCTGGAG GATATCTCCACTGAAGATGGGGAGCACCTACACATCCTCTGTCAGACTATTATCGAGGAAGGACCCCTGGTGTTCATTCCTCTGCCTGAGGAGAGCAAGAACAAGAAGTACCAGGAGGAGGTGTCCGTGTACGTGACAAAGTGGATCACCTTCAAGGAGCTGGTCATAGTGCTGCGAGCTAACCTGCAGGAGATAGTCGACAG GTGGGCAGAGGGCAAAGGGCCTCTGGCGCTGGAGTTCTGTAGTTCCGAGATGAAGAGCCTGATCCGTGCTTTGTTCCAGAACACTGAGAGGCGGGCGGTGGCTCTCAGCAAAATCAAAGACTCTTGA